The following are from one region of the Mustela lutreola isolate mMusLut2 chromosome 7, mMusLut2.pri, whole genome shotgun sequence genome:
- the CCDC198 gene encoding uncharacterized protein CCDC198 isoform X4 — protein MNLKGFIKNFLDFMRLEPIDLPQVITSETLLSQHEARTTHKAKELEKKIQTPGFNPRKRQYLHKMRMLEMNRDRQEKKSLPREARSNKQKPRDHKAKKILQSVPRNDDRNLPTLLPDETLNRRSPGNSQNEDLGEHQARNDCCPQKIGKMEMWFREQEARGQLLWDSSSSDSEELRKSEKKPQALVRTRTERIPLFDEFFD, from the exons AGGCTTGAACCCATTGACCTGCCACAAGTAATTACTTCTGAAACGCTCCTGAGCCAGCATGAAGCCAGAACAACTCACAAAGCAAAG GAACTGGAAAAGAAGATTCAAACTCCAGGGTTCAACCCCAGGAAGAGGCAATATTTACATAAGATGCGAATGCTGGAAATGAACCGTGACAGACAAGAG aagaaaagtCTTCCCAGGGAGGCAAGAAGTAATAAGCAAAAACCAAGGGACCATAAAGCCAAGAAAATCCTTCAAAGCGTCCCAAGAAATGATGACAGGAACCTTCCAACCTTGTTGCCGGATGAAACCTTAAACAGAAGAAGTCCAG GAAATTCCCAGAATGAAGATTTGGGAGAACACCAAGCAAGGAATGACTGTTGTCCCCAGAAAATTGGCAAAATGGAAATGTGGTTCCGTGAACAAGAGGCACGGGGCCAGCTTCTCTGGGACAGTTCTAGCTCTGACTCAGAGGAGTTGAGAAAAAGCGAGAAGAAACCACAAGCACTGGTGAGGACCAGGACAGAAAGAATCCCACTTTTTGATGAGTTCTTTGATTGA